The genomic segment TTAACTTCTATCCATATAAATCATGAAAAGAATGAAGATATAGTAAAACATTTAAAATGTTCTATATATTCATTTGTTTGTTTTATACTATTTTTAATTTTGGCTGTTGTGATATTATGAAATGTGATTCTTGTGGAAAAACTTTAAGTGATGAAATTATTGTTTTTTGTGAGAAATGTGAAAAATATTATTGTATGAACTGTTATACTAAACACAAAAGGCATAAATTAGTTTTTAAAAGATTAACGGATGATATTATTACAAATATAAATACTGGAGTGGGCGGTGCAGGAATAGGAGATACCCACCATAAATTTTACACTGATGAAGAATGGGTTTTAAGACATAATCCATGTCCACATGTGAAAGAGGAAATGGAATTAGAAAAAGTAATTTTTTATTGTGAAGATGGTAAAATTAGATGTTCAAAATGCTTATTTGATTCAAAAATCAATAGGGCTAATCCCATTATGAAAATAGATGATAAAAATAGATTAATGTTATTATTAACACATACTTATGAACCTCAAAACTTAGAATTTATATTTAATTGTGATGATAATGGAATTAAAGGAGAAGAAATAACATTAAATTTAACAATCATGAATAATAAGCTACATGACATTGAAGACATAAATATTAATATAGAAGCATTCGCTGCAGAACCTCTCCCTGAAAATACATCATTAAACATATACCGAGAACAAATGTATTCTCGATATTTGATTTTAAAAACATATCATTTTGATGAAATTAAATCTAAAAAATCATTTAAAATTGAATTAAAGGTTAAAATACCAAAAGATGGTGAAATTAAGAAAAATCAATTTGTTAATATTAGTGAAGATATAGAAAATGAATATGTAAAAGATGAAGTACTTAATGTCCCAGATAAATTGATGATTTATGTTCAGTTTACATATAAAACATATTCTGGATTTAAATATTGGAGTTATGTTGAAAGTGATGTTGTTAACTTGGATTAATAAAATAACCAAAATTAATCTATGATTATTTAATGTATTGTCAAAATCAGTGAGTAAAATTAATATAGAAATGCTGGATATTAAATTATGGAAATCCAAGAAAAAAATAATATTAAAATGGATTTAAAAACTCATAGAAATTTAAAGGGGTGGTTTCAGATATCCTAGATTGTTTATTATATAGTAGGGAGTTAATTCATGGAGTATGAAAAGTGAATTAATCAATTGAATCATCAAATTAATTGTAAAATAGTAGAATGATTCATTAAATTAAAATTAGATTAATGGCTATTAAATTATTTATCACTATATAAGTTTGTAAATTAGCGTTTTCTAAAATAGTTAATAATGATAGTTGTTTTGTTAATTAATGTTAATTATAATTTTTTTTATAGAATGATTATTTATTTTTAATATAAAATTAAAGATAGTAATATGTCTGAAGAAAAATTTTTTGATTGTATTTTTAATAAGTTTCCAAATAAAGAAGTATCTTATCATGATTGTATTGATATAAAAAATCAATTTGTTCCTGAAAAACTTTATAAATATACAAGAGCTAAATATGCTGAAGAATTATTAATTGAAAATTTAATATATTTGCCAACGATTAAAGAATTAAATGATCCTTATGAAGCACGTCTTTTTCTAAATAATGAAAGATTAAAAAAAGAAATTTATAAAAATATAGATTTAAATAAATTTCCAAAAGAGATGGCTGATGAGGTAATTCAGGATTCTTCAAATAAACTTTCAGATGAAATTAACACAGAAATTTCACAGGACTATTCAGTGATATGTTTATCTAAAGATAATTGTATTAATCCCTTATGGGGTAATTATGCAGATAAATATCAGGGAATATGCCTGGAGTATAACCTAAAAGATACCGAAAAAACATATCTTAAAGATTTTTGTTTTCCAATTAAATATGTAGAACGAGAAGAGGATTTTGAGCAAATTAAATCTAATGAAAGTTTTGCATATAATAATATTTTCTTTGAACCGTTACTAAAGAAATCTTTTGATTGGAATTATGAAAAGGAATGGAGGGTTATAATTTACAAACCCGATTTTCAAAATATGATAGAAAAAAAGAGGAAAAATTGCAAAATCAAAGAGTATTTAAAGTTCATAGAACCTACTAAAGTATATTTGGGTTTAAAAATTGAGGAGAGTCATGAAAATAAAATTTTAAGAATTTGTAAAGATAAAGGAATTGATGTTTGTAAAATGAAAATTGATAATACAAATTATAATTTTAAGTATGAATACAAATATAAAAACAATGAACAGTAATCATGGCCTCAATTAATCTACTTGAATATTATCATAATAATATTAAATTTAATTAAAAATCTTTTTTAATTTTAACCAATAATAATGTAGGAATAAATTTTTCTAAAAAACTCAAACATTCATCAAAATTATCTAAGATTTCTCCTTTATGAGCAAATTTGTTACGAACGGTATAAGCGGAAGATATCCAGTCTTCCAAATCATCATATCCTTCAAGATTTATATTATAATCCTTTACTAATTGCAATATTGAAGGGGTGAATGATTTATTTTTTAAACCTCCAATGGAACTTTTAAGACTATTAAAATCTTTTTTTAGAAGTTCATTATTTTCGAGGTCAAATTTTTCTTTATAATCATCAACATATTCAATAATATTTTTAACACATGTTAAAGTTTCTTCATCTCTTTTTTCTGTTGGTTTTAATAATTCTAAAATGTTAAAATAACTTAAATAGCGAGGTTTATCTTTTAGAAAGAATGAATTTGCGTATATATCTAATGCAGTATTTATTTTATTATCATTCATAATTTCTGAATTTTTAGAATCATTATATAGTACAGTAATGTCATCTATTATTGCAGCTAATATTATTGATAAAACATAATCAACTCGCAAATCTATTTTCAAGTTGAATGAGGTGTGAATTTCTTTATAATTTTCTTCATCCACAACGATTTTTGTTGTATTGGCTTCATGAATATAATTATTCAAATTCTCTTCAGTAATGTTTTCCAATTTAATACTCCAAGGCCCATATTTTTCATTTTCAACAATATTCAATCTATTTAGTGTAGATTTAAAAATTTGATAAAATTCATAAATTTTATTTTCATCATTAAATGGTATTTCAAAATAACCATTCTGTTCATCTTCAAATAGATGAATATATATTGTATATGGTTCTAGTATGAATTTTAATTCATCATCTTCTTTAATTTTTATTCCACTATGCTTATTTAATACAAATGGGATTTTAAATATGTATTTCTTAGTTTCCATATTTACTATTATGTGTTCTGTTAAATTAATATTGCTATGTGGTTTTTGTCCCACAACTAAACCTAAATCCCGGATTAAAAAAATCAGTTTGCTATAAATATTCCATATATTAATATATTATATATCTACCCAACTAAAACCTAAACTCCTTAAAGAATTTCAGGAGTGTCACCGGATTGGTGTTCTCAAGATTATAAAATGCATGATACTTTTTATGGCACCAGTGACATAATGTTATGCCGTTTTCCGGCTCAAGACGTAAGGGTATAAAATTCTTAAATGAAAACACGTGATGTAGTTTCAGGTGCTGGTTTGCCCCGCACAAAACACATTTTTCATTATCCCTATCTTCCATGTCTTTAACCCAGTCCTTATACTCTTTGGTGTTTTATTTATTCAACGTTTTTTTGAAATGTCAATCCATTCGTCTTTTTTGTCATGCTGATTTCTCAAAAAATTAAAAGTCAATTTTTATTTTGATAAATATATGAATTGGTATTATATCACAGCAGTTAAAAATGCATGTTTCAATTCAAAAACTAATATATACTTGAAAAAATATAATATAGTCTGTAGAATAATTCAGATTATTTTACATAAAATAATAGAAGAAAAAGAGAACACAGGTAATTTTTTTTGGAAGAATATTTTTTTTGATAAATTTTTAGACCTCAACAACCTGAAAAAAATACTCACCCCGAAAAAGATATGCTTTTTCTCTTTTTACTTCATTCAATCACAAATGTTATTATGGTTTTAAAAAAAACATTTTTTCCCATAATAACATCCTTCATGTACTGTTATAGATAGTATTTATCTACTAACATTTTAAAGTCTGAATCGGACTTCTTTTTGTTTTCGTAATACTGATTAAAGCAATTGTAATACTTATCAGATATAAAATTAAATTGAATTAATTGTACTTGATAAAATATAAATTGCTTTATCAATATATTATTTATATAACTATTAATATAAAGTTTTCTAAAATTCAATTATAATTGATATTATAAAAAAAGAACATTACTCACTATCACCACCTAATCTGACTTTAAAAGAACTCCCAAATTATTTAAATAAATTAAAGTATCTAAATTCAAAAAATAAAATAT from the uncultured Methanobrevibacter sp. genome contains:
- a CDS encoding DUF2971 domain-containing protein, with protein sequence MSEEKFFDCIFNKFPNKEVSYHDCIDIKNQFVPEKLYKYTRAKYAEELLIENLIYLPTIKELNDPYEARLFLNNERLKKEIYKNIDLNKFPKEMADEVIQDSSNKLSDEINTEISQDYSVICLSKDNCINPLWGNYADKYQGICLEYNLKDTEKTYLKDFCFPIKYVEREEDFEQIKSNESFAYNNIFFEPLLKKSFDWNYEKEWRVIIYKPDFQNMIEKKRKNCKIKEYLKFIEPTKVYLGLKIEESHENKILRICKDKGIDVCKMKIDNTNYNFKYEYKYKNNEQ
- a CDS encoding HNH endonuclease, with amino-acid sequence MEDRDNEKCVLCGANQHLKLHHVFSFKNFIPLRLEPENGITLCHWCHKKYHAFYNLENTNPVTLLKFFKEFRF